In Massilistercora timonensis, the following are encoded in one genomic region:
- a CDS encoding SGNH/GDSL hydrolase family protein: MRDFKKKLKTGIRKLGGAGAFTGILLCILLFLSQGVVRLVKEDAGLLLEGNKSIAGIQGEKEHTIDLLVVGDSESYTTVSPMQLWQEQGITAYVCGKPGQKIQESYYALKTAFKTQSPKVVLLETNVIYRYKGDMAGIQTLLSELRSYYFPIFRFHDVWKPLLTGERYQGEAYKGFRIRTGVKPYREGSYMKETTEQKKIEKMNLRYMDKIIKLCRENGADLLLYSGPSPVNYNFRKHNGLAAFAKEKGLTYLDLNLEELGINWETDTADKGDHLNLSGAEKVTRHLGKFLAESRELPDRRGMEGFEEWDENAEKFAEEAGPKLLKIRSGTAKKG; encoded by the coding sequence ATGCGGGATTTTAAGAAGAAGTTAAAAACAGGGATCAGAAAACTGGGAGGAGCAGGCGCGTTTACAGGGATCCTGCTGTGCATCCTTCTTTTCCTTTCCCAGGGAGTGGTCAGGCTTGTGAAAGAAGATGCAGGTCTTCTGCTGGAAGGAAATAAGAGTATTGCAGGGATCCAGGGAGAGAAAGAACATACCATCGACCTGCTTGTAGTGGGAGACAGTGAAAGTTATACTACAGTCTCTCCCATGCAGCTGTGGCAGGAACAGGGGATCACTGCCTATGTCTGTGGAAAACCGGGACAAAAGATCCAGGAAAGCTACTATGCCTTGAAGACGGCTTTTAAAACACAATCTCCTAAAGTGGTGCTTCTGGAGACAAATGTAATATATCGTTATAAAGGGGATATGGCAGGAATCCAGACCTTGTTGAGTGAACTGCGAAGTTATTATTTCCCGATTTTCCGTTTTCATGATGTGTGGAAACCGCTTCTGACCGGAGAGCGTTATCAGGGTGAAGCGTATAAGGGGTTCCGGATTCGGACGGGAGTCAAACCCTATCGGGAAGGAAGCTATATGAAAGAGACCACCGAACAGAAGAAGATTGAAAAGATGAACTTGCGCTATATGGACAAGATCATAAAGCTGTGCAGGGAGAACGGGGCGGATCTTTTGCTTTACAGCGGCCCCTCCCCGGTGAATTATAATTTCAGGAAGCATAATGGCCTGGCGGCCTTTGCAAAGGAAAAAGGTCTGACTTATCTGGATCTGAATCTGGAGGAACTGGGGATCAACTGGGAGACAGACACAGCGGACAAGGGGGATCATCTGAACCTGTCAGGGGCTGAGAAGGTAACCAGACATCTGGGGAAATTTCTGGCAGAATCCAGGGAGCTTCCGGACCGGCGCGGGATGGAAGGATTTGAAGAATGGGATGAAAACGCAGAGAAGTTTGCCGAAGAAGCAGGACCAAAACTTCTGAAGATCCGTAGCGGAACTGCGAAGAAAGGATAG
- a CDS encoding response regulator transcription factor — MEKEQILIIEDDPDIREGVRILLESENYEVREAPDGAKGLAALEESTDLVILDVMMPGMSGLCTCREIRKRSYVPVLFLTAKAQESDKLIGLMAGGDDYLAKPFSYTELLARVKALLRRYRVYSGKKILEGDGQEEYLEAGDIRLHKEYNQVYVSGTERDLTETEYGILKLLMSHPRKVFSARNLYESIWEEPYFYNCNSTVTVHIRKLRLKIEEDPQNPRRIQTVWGKGYRFDGSA; from the coding sequence ATGGAGAAGGAACAGATATTGATCATTGAGGACGACCCGGATATCCGGGAAGGGGTGCGTATTCTTCTGGAAAGTGAGAATTATGAAGTCCGGGAGGCGCCGGATGGGGCAAAAGGCCTTGCGGCATTGGAGGAGTCTACGGATCTGGTGATCCTGGACGTGATGATGCCGGGGATGTCAGGGCTGTGTACCTGCCGGGAGATCCGCAAGAGGTCGTATGTCCCGGTGCTTTTTCTGACGGCCAAAGCGCAGGAATCGGACAAGCTAATCGGACTGATGGCCGGCGGGGACGATTATCTGGCGAAACCATTCTCCTATACAGAACTTCTGGCAAGAGTCAAGGCATTGCTGCGCCGTTACAGGGTTTACAGCGGGAAAAAGATTCTGGAGGGGGACGGACAGGAGGAATATCTGGAGGCTGGGGATATCCGCCTTCATAAGGAATATAATCAGGTTTATGTAAGTGGAACGGAAAGAGATCTGACAGAGACAGAATATGGGATCCTGAAACTTTTGATGTCCCACCCGCGGAAAGTTTTCTCGGCCAGAAATCTTTATGAAAGCATTTGGGAGGAGCCTTATTTCTACAACTGTAATTCCACCGTCACTGTGCATATCCGGAAGCTTCGCCTGAAGATAGAAGAGGATCCGCAGAATCCCAGGAGGATCCAGACAGTTTGGGGAAAGGGGTATCGATTCGATGGCAGCGCTTAA
- a CDS encoding HAMP domain-containing sensor histidine kinase, which yields MAALNRKDSLSFLLLRLVAGALAAGVLFFYFLSFAGDYLVACWYQSSDYVERREREYTENLQDYVTDNEISIKDGKKITEWVKEQKILALKIYQDQWLVYDSYYLRDMENLTEEEREQKYNSRENYYPVRFPDGNGEVVFYGAYQYQLYNFVMILELLAAFFLFLGLVLWGVRRKMDYIRQLGREVQILEGGDLEYPITVEGKDELAVLAKGLEAMRCSLKEQMEQEAQLAKANQEIVTEMSHDLRTPLTSILLYTEILRKGKGISEEKLQEYLRKIEEKARRLKQLSDHLFRYALVAGEESPRLEKPEQYREVLYDLLSETCSYLEEKGFQTEVHMDWEEKRIRADRTYVVRILDNITSNIVKYACKNEPVVICCDVSCGAVRLTFVNGIGIPEGTVESTRIGLVNVKNMMERMGGTCRTEQSRERFSLTLLFPCI from the coding sequence ATGGCAGCGCTTAACAGAAAGGACTCTCTTTCCTTTCTGCTGCTGCGGCTGGTAGCCGGCGCGCTGGCGGCCGGGGTTCTTTTCTTTTATTTTTTGAGTTTCGCGGGAGATTATCTTGTAGCCTGCTGGTATCAGAGCAGTGATTATGTGGAGCGCAGGGAAAGAGAATATACGGAGAACCTGCAGGATTATGTGACAGATAATGAGATCAGCATAAAAGACGGGAAAAAGATCACAGAGTGGGTGAAGGAGCAGAAGATCCTGGCGCTGAAGATCTATCAGGATCAATGGCTGGTCTACGATTCCTATTACCTTCGGGATATGGAAAATCTTACGGAAGAGGAGAGGGAACAGAAGTACAACTCGCGGGAGAACTATTATCCGGTTCGGTTCCCGGACGGAAACGGAGAAGTGGTCTTCTACGGAGCCTATCAGTATCAGTTATATAATTTCGTCATGATCCTGGAACTTTTGGCAGCGTTTTTCCTGTTTCTCGGGCTGGTGCTCTGGGGAGTAAGGAGAAAGATGGACTATATCCGCCAGCTGGGACGTGAGGTTCAGATCCTGGAAGGCGGGGATCTGGAATATCCGATCACCGTGGAGGGGAAAGATGAACTGGCTGTGCTGGCGAAAGGGCTGGAAGCCATGCGCTGTTCCCTTAAGGAGCAGATGGAACAGGAGGCGCAGCTTGCGAAGGCGAACCAGGAGATCGTGACGGAGATGTCCCACGATCTGCGGACCCCGCTGACTTCGATCCTGCTGTATACAGAGATCCTGCGGAAAGGAAAAGGGATCAGTGAAGAGAAACTTCAGGAATATCTGAGGAAGATCGAGGAGAAGGCCCGGCGGCTGAAACAGTTGTCAGACCATCTCTTTCGGTACGCGCTGGTGGCGGGGGAGGAAAGTCCAAGGCTGGAGAAGCCGGAGCAGTACCGGGAGGTGCTCTATGATCTGCTCTCGGAGACTTGCAGCTATCTGGAGGAGAAAGGATTTCAGACGGAAGTCCATATGGACTGGGAGGAGAAAAGGATTCGGGCAGACAGGACCTATGTTGTCCGTATCCTGGACAATATTACGTCCAATATTGTGAAATATGCATGCAAAAATGAGCCGGTAGTCATTTGCTGTGATGTTAGCTGCGGCGCAGTGCGGCTGACTTTTGTAAATGGGATCGGTATACCGGAAGGAACGGTGGAGAGCACAAGGATCGGTCTTGTCAATGTGAAAAATATGATGGAGCGGATGGGAGGGACCTGCCGGACGGAGCAAAGCAGAGAGCGGTTTTCTCTTACGCTGCTGTTTCCCTGTATATGA